The following coding sequences lie in one Corallococcus macrosporus genomic window:
- the ogt gene encoding methylated-DNA--[protein]-cysteine S-methyltransferase — translation MPDRQRFFIDSTPTPAGVALLVCDEEGRLRALDWEGYEARMHRLLRLHYGENGCVLEPARDPSGRTSALQAYLRGDLSAIASLPVETAGTPFQREVWRALREIPAGTTTTYGKLAERIGRPKAIRAVGMANGANPVSIVVPCHRVVGSNASLTGYAGGLERKRWLLNHEQTHA, via the coding sequence ATGCCTGACCGTCAGCGCTTCTTCATCGACTCCACGCCCACTCCCGCCGGCGTCGCGCTCCTCGTCTGTGATGAGGAAGGACGGCTGCGCGCACTGGACTGGGAGGGCTACGAGGCCCGCATGCACCGGCTGCTGCGGCTGCACTACGGCGAGAACGGCTGTGTCCTGGAGCCCGCGCGCGACCCGTCCGGCCGCACCTCCGCGCTCCAGGCCTATCTGCGCGGGGACCTGTCCGCCATCGCCTCGCTTCCCGTGGAGACCGCGGGCACACCTTTCCAGCGCGAGGTCTGGCGCGCCCTCCGGGAGATCCCCGCGGGCACGACGACCACGTACGGCAAGCTCGCGGAGCGCATCGGGCGCCCCAAGGCCATTCGCGCCGTGGGTATGGCCAATGGCGCCAATCCCGTGAGCATCGTCGTCCCGTGTCACCGCGTTGTCGGCTCCAATGCCTCACTCACCGGCTATGCTGGAGGCCTGGAACGCAAACGCTGGTTGCTCAATCATGAGCAGACCCACGCCTGA
- a CDS encoding isocitrate lyase/PEP mutase family protein, which yields MTSRPDTASTFRALHQGPDLLLLPNAWDAGSARLFESLGAKAIATTSAGVAWALGHPDGNALPIDALVATVRAIASVIRVPLTVDAEAGYSDDPATAGENVARLLSEGAVGCNLEDGNGPPELLAAKIERVKQAGARLGVDVFVNARTDVYLRKLVPPERRVEETLSRAARYQQAGADGLFVAGITDAAGIQAITRGTSLPVNVLARQDLPAPAELQRLGVRRLSAGSAISEAIWGRASALASTFLREGHSPSLFEAAASYPSLNGLMTRK from the coding sequence ATGACCTCCCGTCCTGACACCGCCAGCACCTTCCGCGCGCTGCACCAGGGGCCGGACCTGCTCCTGCTTCCGAATGCCTGGGATGCCGGCAGCGCCCGCCTCTTCGAGAGCCTGGGCGCCAAGGCCATCGCCACCACCAGCGCCGGAGTCGCCTGGGCCCTGGGCCACCCGGACGGCAACGCGCTGCCCATCGACGCGCTCGTCGCCACGGTGCGAGCCATCGCCAGCGTCATCCGCGTCCCGCTCACCGTCGACGCCGAAGCGGGCTACTCCGACGACCCGGCCACCGCCGGTGAGAACGTGGCGCGCCTCTTGTCCGAGGGCGCCGTGGGCTGCAACCTGGAGGACGGCAACGGGCCGCCGGAGCTGCTCGCCGCGAAGATTGAACGCGTCAAGCAGGCCGGCGCGCGGCTGGGCGTGGACGTCTTCGTCAATGCGCGCACGGACGTCTACCTGCGCAAGCTCGTGCCGCCCGAGCGTCGCGTGGAGGAGACGCTGTCCCGGGCCGCCCGCTACCAGCAGGCCGGCGCGGATGGCCTGTTCGTCGCGGGCATCACGGACGCGGCCGGGATCCAGGCCATCACCCGGGGCACCTCGCTGCCGGTGAACGTGCTCGCGAGGCAGGACCTCCCCGCTCCGGCGGAGCTGCAGCGGCTGGGCGTGCGGCGGCTCAGCGCCGGCTCCGCCATCTCGGAAGCCATCTGGGGCCGGGCCAGCGCGCTCGCCTCCACCTTCCTTCGCGAGGGACACTCCCCGAGCCTGTTCGAAGCCGCCGCCAGCTATCCGTCCCTCAACGGGCTGATGACCCGGAAGTAG
- a CDS encoding class I SAM-dependent methyltransferase, which yields MSQEDRQRWNTKYQQASAPREPSSFLRSLEDRLPRTGRVLDLAGGPGHDACWLAQRGLAVTLVDISDVALAQAEVLARDAGVSLTRLRLDLETEALPPGPFDLVVCLNYLWRPLFAAVPRLLAPGGLFVFAQPTRSNLQRHPHPSARFLLEDGELPTLLQGLQFLSFTEDWTDAGRHEARLLARKRQAPP from the coding sequence ATGTCCCAGGAGGATCGCCAGCGCTGGAACACCAAATACCAGCAGGCCTCCGCGCCGAGGGAGCCCTCCAGCTTCCTCCGCTCGCTCGAGGACCGGCTGCCGCGAACAGGCCGGGTGCTCGACCTGGCTGGCGGTCCGGGACACGACGCGTGCTGGCTCGCGCAGCGAGGACTGGCCGTGACCCTGGTGGACATCTCCGACGTGGCGCTGGCGCAAGCGGAAGTCCTGGCGCGCGACGCGGGCGTCTCCCTCACGCGCCTGCGTCTGGACCTGGAGACGGAAGCACTGCCGCCCGGTCCGTTCGACCTCGTCGTGTGCTTGAACTACCTCTGGCGGCCGCTCTTCGCCGCCGTGCCGCGACTGCTCGCACCCGGTGGGCTGTTCGTCTTCGCGCAGCCCACCCGGAGCAACCTGCAACGCCATCCGCACCCGTCCGCGCGCTTCCTCCTGGAGGACGGCGAGCTGCCCACCCTGCTCCAGGGACTCCAATTCCTCTCGTTCACCGAGGACTGGACTGACGCCGGGCGTCACGAAGCACGGCTCCTGGCCCGGAAGCGCCAGGCGCCGCCATGA
- a CDS encoding DUF1579 domain-containing protein: protein MSQERLQQSLSNGPHHLLSRLLGAWEGVARTWFEPDKVADESPSSGSFRSVLDGRFVVHEYTSAMGGKPLSGIATLGYHLDGQRFTMSWVDSFHMGTDIMTLQGEAGGSDRFSVTGSYFTGEQSPRWGWRVDIQVTGPDALTITHFNIEPGAEPQKAIEIQYKRRA from the coding sequence ATGAGCCAGGAACGCCTGCAACAATCCCTCTCCAACGGTCCCCATCATCTGCTCTCCAGGCTGCTCGGCGCGTGGGAGGGCGTGGCGCGCACGTGGTTCGAGCCCGACAAGGTGGCTGATGAATCCCCCAGCTCCGGCAGCTTCCGGAGCGTGCTCGACGGCCGCTTCGTGGTGCACGAGTACACGTCCGCGATGGGCGGCAAGCCGCTGTCCGGCATCGCGACGCTGGGCTACCACCTGGACGGGCAGCGGTTCACCATGTCCTGGGTGGACAGCTTCCACATGGGCACGGACATCATGACGCTGCAGGGAGAGGCTGGCGGGAGCGACCGCTTCTCCGTCACCGGCAGCTACTTCACGGGCGAGCAGTCCCCCCGCTGGGGCTGGCGCGTGGACATCCAGGTGACCGGTCCGGATGCACTGACCATCACCCACTTCAACATCGAGCCCGGAGCGGAGCCGCAGAAGGCGATTGAGATTCAATACAAGCGGCGCGCTTGA